The Rhizobium viscosum genomic sequence GTCAGCGATTCGTTCCGGCTTTGATCAGTCAGGACTTTTCATCGGCTTGCCGGCGCCGGCCTGCTTAAGGCTCCGTAAATTCAGCATGTAAAAGATTAACGCGATCCGAGAGCTCGGATAACTGCGCAAATCCGAAACCCGCATCTTGGGCTCGGTGACGAAAGCGTCCACAAGATATCGCCGTGAACGAAAGGGGAAAACCTCGACAGCAGCGATTCGTCTCCGATTCGTTCCGGCTTTGGTCGAAGCGTTAATTTTGGGCTTGACCTTTGCGTTTTTACGATGCGGCAAGAAGCGTTAATCGCGGTCGCCAGTATTTGTTCGCAGGCGAGTCTGCAGATTCAGCATCTAGTGTAAAAAAGCGATTCAAAATCAATACTTAGCCGTGAACAAAAGCTGAATCAGCCGGAGTCAGCGATTCGTCTCCGATTCGTTCTCAAGCTGTTCCGAATCTTAAATCAAGGACTTAGCGGGCTGTGACTTCCGTGCTCAATCCAAAGTCTATTTCAAATCTGCCCTTGCGTTTGAAGCTTCGGCTGTCCATGTGTTCTGTGCTTCATTCGCGGCTCCGACTTGACCCCGGGGCGTCACCGCCTCACTTGCATGGAACATGACACTGACTTCACAGCCGATGATACTGAGCGGGCGCGGCGTGACCGCGGTGCTCGGACCGACCAATACCGGCAAGACCCATTATGCGATCGAACGTATGGTGGCGCATGGTACAGGTGTCATCGGCCTGCCGCTCCGCCTGCTGGCGCGCGAAGTCTATACGCGCGTCGTCGAAAAGGTGGGCGCCCAGAATGTGGCGCTGGTGACCGGCGAAGAAAAGATCTCGCCGCCGAATGCGCGTTTCTCCGTCTGCACGGTCGAAGCGATGCCGCGGGAAACCAAGGCAGCTTTCGTCGCTATCGATGAAGTGCAGCTCGCAGGAGATCTCGAGCGCGGCCATATCTTTACAGACCGTATCCTGCATCTACGCGGCCGCGAGGAGACGCTTCTATTGGGTGCCGGCACCATGCGGCCGATCCTGCAGCAGCTTCTGCCGGGGATTACCGTCACGGAGCGGCCGCGGCTTTCCCACCTACTCTATGCCGGGCAAAAGAAGATTACCCGGCTGCCGCAGCGTTCGGCGATCGTCGCCTTCTCGGCGGACGAAGTTTATGCGATCGCAGAACTGATCCGGCGCCAGCGCGGCGGCGCGGCTGTGGTGCTCGGGGCGCTCAGCCCCCGCACCCGCAATGCGCAGGTGGCACTCTACCAGGAGGGCGACGTCGAATATCTCGTCGCGACCGATGCGATCGGCATGGGCCTCAATCTCGATGTCGACCATGTGGCCTTTGCGCAGGACCGGAAGTTCGACGGTTATCAATTCCGCAACCTCAACCCCGGCGAGCTCGGCCAGATCGCTGGCCGCGCCGGCCGCCATGTGCGCGACGGAACCTTTGGCGTCACCGGCCAGGTTTCACCCTTCGATGAAGAACTCGTGCAACGCATCGAGGGCCATGAGTTCGACAATATCAAGGTTCTCCAATGGCGCACCAAGGACCTCGATTTTTCCTCGATACAATCCCTGCGGGCAAGCCTTGAGACCGGGCCCCGCGTGCCGGGGCTGACGCGAGCGCTGCCGTCCGTCGACCAGCAAGCGCTCGACCATTTGTCGCGCTATCCGGAAATCATTGATCTCGCTAACACGCCGGCGCGGGTCGAAAAGCTCTGGGAGGCTTGCGCTCTGCCGGACTATCGGCGCATAACGCCTGCGCAACATGCCGATCTTATTTCTACCCTCTTTTCCGATCTGGTGCGCTATGGCACGGTGAACGAGCAGTTTCTAGCCGAACAGGTTCATCGTTCGGATCGGACAGATGGAGAAATTGACACTCTTTCGGCGCGAATCGCGCAGATAAGAACCTGGACCTATGTATCGAATCGGCCCGGCTGGCTTGCCGATCCGACACACTGGCAGGAAAAGACGCGGGAAATCGAAGATCGATTGTCCGATGCGTTACATGAAAGGTTGACGAAACGCTTTGTTGATCGCAGGACATCTGTGCTCATGAAGCGCCTGAGAGAGAATGCGATGCTGGAAGCTGAAATCAGTGTGAATGGCGATGTCTTTGTCGAAGGACATCATGTGGGGCAGTTGACCGGGTTCCGTTTCACGCCTGTCGGGGGAACGGACGGGCCGGACGCCAAGGCGGTTCAGGCTGCGTCGCAGAAGGCGCTTGCTCTTGAATTCGAAGCTCGCGCCGCACGCTTGCACGCCGCAGGCAATGCCGATCTGGCGATCGGTTCGGATGGGCTGGTCCGTTGGCTCGGCGATCCCGTCGGCCGCCTTTCGGGCAGTGACCATGTGATGCGTCCGCGTGTCATCCTGCTTGCCGACGAGCAGCTCACGGGCAATGCGCGCGACCATGTCGCCGCCCGTATCGAGCGTTTCGTCAATCATCATATCAGCACGGTGCTGAAGCCGCTCGACGACCTATCGCGCGCCGAAGACCTGCAGGGTCTTGCCAAGGGGCTCGCCTTCCAGCTCGTCGAGAATCTCGGCGTGCTCTTCCGCCGCGACGTGACGGAAGAAGTGAAGTCTCTGGATCAGGATGCGCGCGCTTCCATGCGCCGCTACGGTATCCGCTTCGGCGCTTATCATATCTTCGTGCCGGCGCTTCTGAAGCCGGCGCCGGCAGAGCTCATCACCCTGCTCTGGGGGCTCAAGAATGACGGCCTCGACAAGCCGGGCTACGGCGATCTCATTCCGGTGCTCGCTGCCGGCCGCACCTCCGTGGTCACCGATCCGAGCTTCGAGCGTATGTTCTACAAGCTCGCGGGCTTCCGCTTCCTCGGCAAGCGCGCCGTGCGTATCGACATTCTCGAGCGTCTGGCCGACCTCATCCGTCCGCTGCTGCAGTGGAAGCCGGGTCAGGGCACGCGTCCGGACGGCGCCTATGACGGTCGCCGCTTCACGACGACGACGGCGATGCTGTCCATTCTCGGTGCGACGCTCGAAGATATGGAAGAGATCCTCAAGGGTCTCGGCTACCGCGCCGACGCCGTGAAGGTCGAGGAGGCAGCTGCATTCCTCGCCACGCAGGATGCAGCATCCGCTCCGGCTGCGGCGGTGGCTGAGGCCGCAGCAGAGGAAACGGCTGAAAAGGCCGATCATGACGACGCAGATGGCGCTTCGGAAGAAGTGCCCGCGGTCGAAGCCGCACCGGTGGCTGCGGAAACGCCTGCAGGTGCCGAAGGTTCGGCTGAGGCGGGCGAAGCTGCGGAACCGAAGCCGGTTCTCCTGTGGCGCCTCGGTGGCCGCAACGAAAACCAGCGCCAGGCGCGCGGCCATGGCGACCGCCGTGGCGGACAGGGCCAAGGCCAGGGTCAGGACCGCGGCGAGCGCAACAATCGTCGCCAGGGCGGTAGCGAAGGCGGCGAGAGCCGGGACGGCAATCGCAATAACAACCGCAACCGGGATGGCGGCAATCGCGACGGTAACCGGGAAGGCGGCAATCGTGATGGGGGCAGGCCCCAGCATGCGCGCAATGACCGCAACGAGCAGCGCGGTGACCGTCAGGACCGCGGAGACCGCAAGGATCGTGGCGATCGCAACGACCGTAACAGCAACCGCGGCAATTCGCAGCCGCTGCGCTTCGAGGCCAAGCCGCCGCGCAAGGAGAAGCCGATCGATCCGGATTCGCCCTTCGCTAAGCTTGCAGCGCTCAAGGAGCAGATGAAGAAGTAATCATGGGCGGAGAGACACAGCCAGGGAGCGGTTCGCGCCAGCGCATCGACAAATGGCTGTTCTTCGCACGTATGGTGAAATCGCGCTCGCTGGCGCAGAGCCATATCCAGTCCGGTCACGTCAGTATCAATGGCGCGCGCTGTGCGCAGCCGAGCCAGACGGTCAAGGTGGGCGATCGTGTTGAGCTGACGCTGGAGCGGCGGGATGTCATTCTCGTCGTCCGGCTGCCTGGCGAGCGACGCGGACCCTATGAGGAGGCGAAGCTGCTTTATGAGGATCTGTCGCCGCCTCCGGATGTGGCAAAACGCCTCACCCCCTATGAGCAGGCTATTCGGGCCACCGGCTCCGGAAGACCGACGAAAAAGGAGCGACGCGCAATCGACAGGCTGATGTCGGACGAGGATTAGAAAACTCTTCCTGCCGTCAGCTTTTCGAAGATCGTTTGTCCTTGAAATCCTGCTATAAAGCCGATACGTGACACACAACCTGCCGGGTAGCGTGCTTGCCTCCCAAGCCTGTCCACGCTTTCTTTCCGGCTAGGGGGACAGGCGCGACGTTCCAGGTTGCCCGGCCCCGCCCGTATGGAAAATCCTGGAGTTCTTCATGACCTATGTCGTGACCGATAATTGCATTCGCTGCAAATACACCGATTGTGTTGAAGTCTGCCCGGTCGACTGTTTCTACGAGGGCGAGAATTTCCTCGTCATCCATCCCGATGAGTGCATCGACTGCGGTGTTTGCGAGCCGGAATGTCCGGCCGAGGCGATTAAGCCCGATACCGAGCCGGGTCTCGACAAGTGGCTGAAGATCAACGCTGAATATGCGAGCATCTGGCCGAACATCACGGTCAAGAAAGAGCCGATGGCCGAGGCCAAGGAGCTCGACGGCGAGACCGGAAAATTCGAGAAATACTTCTCGGAAAAGCCGGGGAGCGGCGACTGAAAATTTCGACGTCCGGCGTCGCTGAAACCGGGTTCAGCGGCAGCTTAAACGTTTCAAATTACGCGTGAGTCACATGAGCGCTATGTGTTGCCCACATGACTCACACTAAGCAAATTATTGATTTCCTCATATTTTTGTGATACGTTCACCACACTGTTCCATTTGTGGCATGACGCATGCCCAAAACCATCACGAAAGTAAAACAAATCCGTACGCGGTTTCCGTGACATATCAATAACTTGAGCTGTCGGATCCCAAGATCGCGCGCAAGGATACCTTTTGCTTCTGTCTGGTGGAACCAGAGTGAAGTCACCCGACGGGTTTAACCGTCTCATCCGGGCCTGACTGACCCGGCTCCGGCCGCCGCCGGTAGCGTAACAGGGAGTTTTTGATTAGAATGACCATCCAGCAGAAAAAACCTTCTACCGCACGTCACGGCTTCAAGACTGGTGAATCGATCGTGTACCCCGCACACGGCGTCGGTACCATCACGGCTATCGAAGAGCAAGAAGTCGCCGGCATGAAGCTTGAACTTTTCGTCATCGATTTCGAAAAGGACAAGATGCGTCTGAAGGTTCCGGTCGCGAAAGCCATGAGCATCGGCATGCGCAAGCTTTCCGAGACCGACTTCGTTGAGCGCGCCCTCAAGGTCGTGCAGGGCAAAGCTCGCGTCAAGCGCACCATGTGGTCCCGCCGCGCCCAGGAGTATGATGCCAAGATCAATTCCGGCGACCTGATTTCCATCGCAGAAGTCGTTCGCGATCTCTACCGTGCCGAGAACCAGCCGGAGCAGTCCTATTCCGAGCGTCAGCTCTATGAGGCTGCCCTCGACCGGATGGCTCGCGAAATCGCTGCCGTCAACAAGATGTCTGAAACCGAAGCTGTTCGCCTCGTCGAGACCAATCTCAACAAGGGTCCGAAGCGTGGCAAGGTAATCGAGGAAGACGATTCGCAGGACGAGGCCGCTTGATAGCGCTTTGTTTTTGCACATGAAAAAACCCGGCCTTGGAGCCGGGTTTTTTATTGGAACTTTTTTGCCGTTGCGACGTTCATACACAGTAATGCGGACATGACCGGAGCCCATGAAGCTCGGTTTGAATTCCGCTGAAGCTGTCAGCGTTCGATGAGGAGCGGATCATGATTTCCAGAATTTGCCTTTCCGGCAATCTCAAGAAACAGATCCAGCCCTGCCGTCTTGCCGGCACATGACGAGAGATAGGGCCTCCTCCTGAAAAGTCCAGGAGGAGGCCTTTATGCATTCAAGACCCCTGGTTTGCTCCGGTGCAGCGATGTTCCGGAAACGATGTTTGCTTGTTCATTTTTAGGCACGTGGCCCATTTAGGAGAGCGATTATGAAGAACATGTCTGCAGATCGGCGCATGATCAAAATAGCAATGGCGGCTCCCTATCTTGCCCGTGAAGAAGAGCACAATCTGGCCATCCGCTGGAAGGATCACGAAGACCGCGGCGCCCGCAACCAGATCGCCATGGCGCATATGCGTCTCGTCATTTCCATGGCAGGCAAGTTCCGTAATTTCGGCCTGCCGATGAGCGATCTCGTGCAGGAAGGCTATGTCGGGCTTCTCGAGGCCGCGGCCCGGTTCGAACCGGCGCGCGATGTGCGCTTTTCCACCTACGCAAGCTGGTGGATCCGCGCCTCGATCCAGGACTATATCCTACGCAATTGGTCGATCGTGCGCGGCGGTACGAGTTCAGCCCAGAAGGCACTGTTCTTCAATCTGCGACGTCTGCGCGCCAAGCTCGCCAAGGGCGATACGCAGCTGACACTGCAATCCATTCATCAGGAAATCGCCGCTGCACTCGGTGTCAGCCTTGCCGACGTACAGACCATGGATGCGCGCCTTTCCGGCAACGACGCATCATTGCAGGCGCCTTCCGTTTCAGGTGATGCCGACAGTGCGGAAAAGATGGATTTCCTCGTCAGCGACGAACCGCTGCCGGATGAGCAAGTCTCGAACATGATCGACGGCGAACGCCGCCGGGTCTGGCTTGCATCTGCCCTCAAGCATCTCAACGAGCGTGAAATGAAGATCATCAGCGCGCGGCGCCTCGCCGAAGATGGAGCAACACTCGAAGAGCTCGGCGCTGACCTCGGCATTTCCAAGGAGCGCGTGCGCCAGATCGAAAGCCGGGCGATGGAAAAGCTTCGCACGGCGCTCGTCAGCGCCGATCCGCATATGGCAGCCTATGCTTGACTAAGAATTACTCCCCAGCAGCACAGACTGGCCCGGCACAAGCCGGGCCTTCTTTTATTCGGAGATAATCTTCACGCGGTCGCCGGGAGAGATGGCAGCGCCCGTTGGCAGGGCGTTGATCAGTTTGAAGAGATCAAGCTTGCGATCGGTACCCATCATGCGGGAAGCGAGCGTGGTTATGTTCTCACCAGGGCGGACTGTGACCACCCGCACGCGCAGCGGCTTCAGCGAAGCGGCTTCGTCCGGCGTCATGCGGCGGAAGCTTGCGCGCAGAACGTTTGCCGTCGGCTCCAGCGACGGGCTGCCTTTCGGCACCGCCGTCAGAAAGCGGAAGATCTGATTGTTGTTTCTGATGACCGTGACATCGAAGTCCCAGCGGTCGGCGGTGGCGCGCGCGGTCGCAGCCTCCATGCCATTGACGTTGATCGGCTGGATGGTTGAGGGATCGAGGCCGGTAACCCAGCCGCTGGAAATGTAATTCGTCAGGCTCTGGTTCTGGTTGTCGGCCACGCCGTCAAAACGGATGGCGATAT encodes the following:
- a CDS encoding helicase-related protein: MTLTSQPMILSGRGVTAVLGPTNTGKTHYAIERMVAHGTGVIGLPLRLLAREVYTRVVEKVGAQNVALVTGEEKISPPNARFSVCTVEAMPRETKAAFVAIDEVQLAGDLERGHIFTDRILHLRGREETLLLGAGTMRPILQQLLPGITVTERPRLSHLLYAGQKKITRLPQRSAIVAFSADEVYAIAELIRRQRGGAAVVLGALSPRTRNAQVALYQEGDVEYLVATDAIGMGLNLDVDHVAFAQDRKFDGYQFRNLNPGELGQIAGRAGRHVRDGTFGVTGQVSPFDEELVQRIEGHEFDNIKVLQWRTKDLDFSSIQSLRASLETGPRVPGLTRALPSVDQQALDHLSRYPEIIDLANTPARVEKLWEACALPDYRRITPAQHADLISTLFSDLVRYGTVNEQFLAEQVHRSDRTDGEIDTLSARIAQIRTWTYVSNRPGWLADPTHWQEKTREIEDRLSDALHERLTKRFVDRRTSVLMKRLRENAMLEAEISVNGDVFVEGHHVGQLTGFRFTPVGGTDGPDAKAVQAASQKALALEFEARAARLHAAGNADLAIGSDGLVRWLGDPVGRLSGSDHVMRPRVILLADEQLTGNARDHVAARIERFVNHHISTVLKPLDDLSRAEDLQGLAKGLAFQLVENLGVLFRRDVTEEVKSLDQDARASMRRYGIRFGAYHIFVPALLKPAPAELITLLWGLKNDGLDKPGYGDLIPVLAAGRTSVVTDPSFERMFYKLAGFRFLGKRAVRIDILERLADLIRPLLQWKPGQGTRPDGAYDGRRFTTTTAMLSILGATLEDMEEILKGLGYRADAVKVEEAAAFLATQDAASAPAAAVAEAAAEETAEKADHDDADGASEEVPAVEAAPVAAETPAGAEGSAEAGEAAEPKPVLLWRLGGRNENQRQARGHGDRRGGQGQGQGQDRGERNNRRQGGSEGGESRDGNRNNNRNRDGGNRDGNREGGNRDGGRPQHARNDRNEQRGDRQDRGDRKDRGDRNDRNSNRGNSQPLRFEAKPPRKEKPIDPDSPFAKLAALKEQMKK
- the fdxA gene encoding ferredoxin FdxA, with product MTYVVTDNCIRCKYTDCVEVCPVDCFYEGENFLVIHPDECIDCGVCEPECPAEAIKPDTEPGLDKWLKINAEYASIWPNITVKKEPMAEAKELDGETGKFEKYFSEKPGSGD
- a CDS encoding CarD family transcriptional regulator, which codes for MTIQQKKPSTARHGFKTGESIVYPAHGVGTITAIEEQEVAGMKLELFVIDFEKDKMRLKVPVAKAMSIGMRKLSETDFVERALKVVQGKARVKRTMWSRRAQEYDAKINSGDLISIAEVVRDLYRAENQPEQSYSERQLYEAALDRMAREIAAVNKMSETEAVRLVETNLNKGPKRGKVIEEDDSQDEAA
- a CDS encoding RNA-binding S4 domain-containing protein; amino-acid sequence: MGGETQPGSGSRQRIDKWLFFARMVKSRSLAQSHIQSGHVSINGARCAQPSQTVKVGDRVELTLERRDVILVVRLPGERRGPYEEAKLLYEDLSPPPDVAKRLTPYEQAIRATGSGRPTKKERRAIDRLMSDED
- a CDS encoding RNA polymerase factor sigma-32, whose product is MKNMSADRRMIKIAMAAPYLAREEEHNLAIRWKDHEDRGARNQIAMAHMRLVISMAGKFRNFGLPMSDLVQEGYVGLLEAAARFEPARDVRFSTYASWWIRASIQDYILRNWSIVRGGTSSAQKALFFNLRRLRAKLAKGDTQLTLQSIHQEIAAALGVSLADVQTMDARLSGNDASLQAPSVSGDADSAEKMDFLVSDEPLPDEQVSNMIDGERRRVWLASALKHLNEREMKIISARRLAEDGATLEELGADLGISKERVRQIESRAMEKLRTALVSADPHMAAYA